The Oculatellaceae cyanobacterium genome includes the window TTGGCAAGGATTAACAATTGGCGCAAAAGCAGAGACACTTTTAAACATACCTGGATTTTTCAGTGCGATCGCTAATGCACCACAACCACCCATTGAATGCCCAAAAATTCCCTGAACTCCTGACACTACAGAAAAGTTTGCAGAGATAACTTCAGGTAATTCTGAAACTACATAATCATACATTCGATAATGCTTTGCCCAAGGCATCTGCGTTGCATTCAGATAAAATCCTGCACCAGTGCCTAAATCCCAACTATCCTCTTCACCAGGAATATTACAACCGCGTGGACTCGTATCAGGCGCAACCACAATTAAACCGTACTGAGCCGCGAATTGCTGCGAACCTGCCTTATTGATGAAATTTTGTTCCGTACAGGTTAATCCACTCAACCAATACAGAGTTGGACAAGGTTGCGTTTCAGCTTGAGGCGGCAGATATACGCCATAATTCATCTCACAGTTAAGGACGGCGGAATAATGACGATAAACATATTGCCAGCCACCAAAACTCCGGTTACGGCTTACTAATGTCAGGTTTGTAGGGACAGCTTGGGTCATAAATAATGTGGGTGATGTAGTTGCCGATCACTATGAATCTCGCGATCAAGATGATTATACTCAAGCAGGTAATCTGTGGCGGATATTCTCTGAAGACGATAGGAACTGGACAGCAGCCGCGATCGCAGGAGCATTAGGTGGCGCAAGGCAAGACCTCCAAATGCGGTAATTGTGCCATTTCTTCCGTGCAGATATGGATTATGGTCAGCGCGTTGCCAAAGCATTGAATATTCAAATTGACCCCGCTATGCTGCAACAGAACAAAAAAAAAATCCTCAACCTGTAGCAGTTTAGAGCGTCAGCGTTTTCTCATTCTTACCTTTGGATAGGACATTTATAATGCCCCATCCAAAAGTTTTATAAATTAACAATAATTGTCTCTTAAAATTAACTATTAACAGCTTAAAAATGATAAAAGTACGTCGCTGAA containing:
- a CDS encoding catalase-related domain-containing protein yields the protein MGDVVADHYESRDQDDYTQAGNLWRIFSEDDRNWTAAAIAGALGGARQDLQMR
- the fghA gene encoding S-formylglutathione hydrolase, whose amino-acid sequence is MTQAVPTNLTLVSRNRSFGGWQYVYRHYSAVLNCEMNYGVYLPPQAETQPCPTLYWLSGLTCTEQNFINKAGSQQFAAQYGLIVVAPDTSPRGCNIPGEEDSWDLGTGAGFYLNATQMPWAKHYRMYDYVVSELPEVISANFSVVSGVQGIFGHSMGGCGALAIALKNPGMFKSVSAFAPIVNPCQVPWGQKAFRNYLGENQSDWLAYDPIHLVKSAQERLPILIDQGDADQFLSEQLQPDVFAQACAEVNYPLTLRKQPGYDHSYYFIASFMSDHFAHHAAALNKG